GTGCGGCTGCTGATCCCGGAGAAGGGCGTATCCGCCCTCGACGTCGAGGGCGGCGCCTTCTTCGACCCGGAGACCGATGCCGCGCTGTTCGACGCCATCGAGCAGACCCTGGTCCGGACGGGCGACCGGCAGGTGATGCGGCTGCCGCTCCACATCAACGATCCGGCCTTCGCGGCCGCAGCCGCAGACATTTTTCTCGACATCTCGAAGACCTGAGGGACCCATGCCCGCCATCCCGCGCAAGACGATCCTGGACAAGTTTCGGACAATGATCGCCGAAGGCCGGCCGATCATCGGCGGCGGGGCGGGGACGGGCCTGTCGGCCAAGGCCGAGGAGGCCGGCGGCATCGACCTGATCGTCATCTACAATTCGGGCCGCTACCGCATGGCCGGCCGCGGCTCCGCCGCCGGGCTGCTCGCCTATGGCAACGCCAACGAGATCGTCAAGGAAATGGCCGTCGAGGTCCTGCCCGTCGTCCGGCACACCCCGGTGCTCGCGGGCGTCAATGGCACCGATCCCTTCGTGCTGATGCCGCAGTTCCTTGCCGAGCTGAAGCAGATGGGGTTCTCGGGCGTGCAGAATTTTCCGACCATCGGGCTCTTCGACGGCACGATGCGCCAGAGCTTCGAGGAGACCGGCATGGGCTTCGGCCTCGAGGTCGACATGATCGCGGCAGCAGCCGCGCTGGATCTCCTGACCACGCCCTACGTCTTCAATCCCGACGAGGCCGTCGCCATGACGAAGGCCGGCGCCGACATCATCGTGGCGCACATGGGCGTCACCACCGGCGGCTCGATCGGCGCCACCTCGGCCAAGTCGCTCGACCAGTGCGTCGGCGAGATCGACGCGATCGCCAGCGCGGCCATGGCGGTGCGCGGCGACGTGATCGTCATCTGCCACGGCGGCCCGATCGCCATGCCCGACGATGCGCGCCACATCCTGGAAAACTGCCGCATCTGCCACGGCTTCTACGGCGCGAGCTCGATGGAGCGCCTGCCGGCCGAGATGGCGATCCGCGACCAGACCGCAAGCTTCAAGTCGCTGCCGCTGAAACGGCTGGGCTGAGAGGACGAACAGGGAGGAGACGAGCATGAAGCAGGGATCGGACGGCTATTTCGTCTATCCGAAGGACGTCGACGCCTTCGGCTTCGACTGGGGCCGGCTGGCGCTGACGGTCGCGCCGGAGGTCAACGGGGCGCAGCGCTTTTCGGGCGGGGTCGTCGACCTGCCGTCCGGCCAGGGCCATGCGCGCCACAACCATCCCGGCGCCGAGGAGATCATCTTCGTCATCTCCGGCGAGGGCGAGCAGATGGTGGAGGACGAGGACGGCAATCCCGTGACCCGCAAGGTCGGCCCCGGCTGCACGGTCTACGTGCCGGAGAGCCGGTTCCATTCGACGCTCAACACCGGCGACGGGCCGATGCAGCTCTTCGTGGTCTATTCGCCGGCCGGTCCCGAACGCGGCCTGCGCGACCTGCCGGACTTCCGCATCATCGAGGCCGGCAGCTGAACGCTCCCTCCCGGGCGTGACCGGCCGAACGGCGCGGGCGGTGGTTTCCGACCGCCCGCGCCGGATCCAGCTGGCCGCGACGCCTCAGGCCGTGCCGCCCCTGTTCCAGCCCCTGCCCCGCTCGCCGAACATCGCGTAGCCGCCGGCCGTGACCGCCAGCGTGTCCTCGAGCTTGATGAAGCCGCGCGTCGGATGCAGCATCGTCGTCTCGACCGAGAGCACCATGCCGGCCTCCAGCGGCCGGTCGGCGTCGACGCCTTCGTAGGCGACGGGGTGATTGGTCATCAGGAACGGCAC
The nucleotide sequence above comes from Aquibium microcysteis. Encoded proteins:
- a CDS encoding phosphoenolpyruvate hydrolase family protein — protein: MPAIPRKTILDKFRTMIAEGRPIIGGGAGTGLSAKAEEAGGIDLIVIYNSGRYRMAGRGSAAGLLAYGNANEIVKEMAVEVLPVVRHTPVLAGVNGTDPFVLMPQFLAELKQMGFSGVQNFPTIGLFDGTMRQSFEETGMGFGLEVDMIAAAAALDLLTTPYVFNPDEAVAMTKAGADIIVAHMGVTTGGSIGATSAKSLDQCVGEIDAIASAAMAVRGDVIVICHGGPIAMPDDARHILENCRICHGFYGASSMERLPAEMAIRDQTASFKSLPLKRLG
- a CDS encoding cupin domain-containing protein, translated to MKQGSDGYFVYPKDVDAFGFDWGRLALTVAPEVNGAQRFSGGVVDLPSGQGHARHNHPGAEEIIFVISGEGEQMVEDEDGNPVTRKVGPGCTVYVPESRFHSTLNTGDGPMQLFVVYSPAGPERGLRDLPDFRIIEAGS